A window of the Ostrea edulis chromosome 1, xbOstEdul1.1, whole genome shotgun sequence genome harbors these coding sequences:
- the LOC125657205 gene encoding zinc finger protein 423-like: MSRRKQARPRLCKRDDEEEENENLLAGTGEETPGVSISQDSMSPSQGVMEYSLRDEVQSETTGPAAKLPKFDSDEASDLRCDACGAIFHNLTQFMDHRNFECSTGSESETQWTIDNLAVNIGQPESPSSDDSGDEGPSLEMPLSPGLENLTPEDVPGVVGVSQTNPYGCHFCDRAFTRLSYLKIHEQIHSDQLPFKCLVCSRRFRHKRSRDRHVKLHTGEKKYKCSQCQAAFVRSDHLKSHMKTHDSVKTGFQCEICQQSFPSLDVMMSHMATHEQSPDSKSMELKCLYCPLVFTTLSDFRLHLIDHEKTPSQNFLCSLCGSVYPSQDDLDNHVEKMHLDETKNKCPLCSEVFLNLFDLYAHMSSHENEIKGQGACQVKPLQGASLQGELLVCPYCFCSDFDSLEVLEIHMQSVHSVKPAEVYTCNYCNAPYKNLYSLHEHMRAVHQNQPCLDIKYPCSLCSRQFGSIETLIQHKRALHPSEHRKSKAELLKHTLLDHHRPELAGKQKKLYTQTNLKIPTPRKTNFTNSNFRGSEQNKEEITCEQCNARFYDFLHFQNHIKMHMETKVPGTLQEALSSPGLSSVMSPVSVSSSLSPGASGLSCTHCSLRFPNEEQLEKHSVSHYLSVSTEYGCTTCVKLFAKPDELQKHLMDIHAHHLYRCALCKEIFDSKVNIQVHFAIKHSNECKLYRCTKCDSMFRSEMEWSVHVRVNHLQIAKPYRCLFCKDGFCSEMELQCHLTTHSRPFKCSMCSESFHVEYLLDKHVQSVHSTEDGGSTPSPSQHGSDRTTPKRQHSPAVKVKVEKDLLDMNYGGNKEPHSEGVTFFSPRASPGIWKSSDLTFTCNICDMKFSHHPALLSHKAHDHGLSAILKAVSAEQDNKPQYALDNYHNLEKDKTPDPPTNKDKVSVSHVETSLPTSKSLPVFVSPERLSISCMYCSQTFKNRHEMEKHMKIHLNNGDEKCNICDRVFPTPSILAEHKLTHCKIKEGNVCVLCKVVLKSEEQFYVHTQEHGFQSTYIQCLICRQTLVSMVELQMHGRHHFQSANSSFTCCVCLEAFKSKDNMVSKVNASGRNYFVCKMCYHGSKSLYHCDACGDSFVNPLQLEAHVVTHHGSRQEHTCHKCQATFQSSLLLKAHNLSHHSSGSSSEFTCSQCPAIFSSPLQLETHKQTHKKSYTCIKCQESFDSEEEIQIHVATHVMKEGNVHECKLCFLSFTSPAKLQCHLIEHTYQNCEYRCSVCCHLFTTAADIQQHAVEHGLGARRYACSHCSQKFFFSAELENHQICQHGVHGDKHIVNTQPITNGKDINIKKENLSNAILQNDASLKKVNGESLELHCPVCSQVFSKISEIISHIQEHCEQETVNGESDSRVSEGLKSCPACKSQFTKLTDLQDHLQTDHAETKLSCCICKKMFTHSKTLKLHMRLHNASKGYECSICHKRFTRKENRKAHMKTHKGLKSTLYQCLADTSDKPKETVNGGKKMVQSSLEAELSTLNGAE; encoded by the exons gCAGTGAGAGTGAAACACAGTGGACCATAGACAATTTAGCAGTGAATATAGGACAACCTGAGTCCCCTTCCTCTGATGACTCAGGGGACGAAGGACCTTCTCTTGAAATGCCCCTGTCCCCGGGGCTGGAGAATCTGACTCCAGAGGATGTACCTGGAGTGGTAGGAGTATCCCAGACAAATCCCTATGGCTGCCACTTCTGTGATAGAGCTTTCACCCGACTGAGCTACTTAAAGATTCATGAACAG ATACACAGCGATCAGTTGCCGTTTAAGTGTTTGGTGTGCAGCAGAAGATTCCGTCACAAACGCAGCAGAGACCGCCATGTCAAACTCCACACAGGCGAGAAAAAGTACAAATGTTCCCAGTGTCAAGCTGCTTTTGTCAG GAGTGACCATCTTAAGAGCCATATGAAAACCCATGATTCTGTTAAAACCGGTTTCCAGTGTGAAATCTGCCAGCAGTCATTTCCCAGTCTAGACGTCATGATGTCGCACATGGCCACACATGAGCAATCACCAGACAGCAAGAGTATGGAGTTAAAGTGTCTGTACTGCCCTCTTGTATTTACTACCCTGTCTGACTTCAGACTGCATCTGATAGATCACGAAAAGACTCCTAGCCAGAATTTCCTCTGCTCCCTTTGTGGCAGTGTATACCCATCCCAAGATGATCTAGACAATCATGTAGAAAAAATGCATTTGGATGAAACAAAGAATAAATGTCCTCTGTGTTCAGAGGTGTTTCTTAACCTGTTTGACTTGTATGCTCATATGAGTTCTCATGAAaatgagatcaaaggtcaaggagcATGTCAAGTGAAGCCCTTACAAGGAGCGTCCCTGCAGGGAGAGTTACTGGTCTGTCCATACTGCTTCTGCAGTGACTTTGACAGCCTAGAAGTCCTGGAGATTCACATGCAGAGTGTTCACTCAGTTAAACCTGCTGAAGTCTACACGTGTAACTACTGCAATGCTCCATATAAAAACTTGTACAGTCTGCATGAACATATGAGGGCTGTCCACCAAAACCAGCCCTGTCTAGACATTAAGTATCCATGCTCTTTGTGTTCAAGGCAATTTGGCAGCATAGAAACTCTCATTCAACACAAAAGAGCCTTGCATCCAAGTGAACATCGGAAATCAAAAGCTGAGCTTCTGAAGCATACATTGCTGGATCATCACAGACCAGAGCTAGCAGGGAAGCAAAAGAAACTTTACACCCAGACAAATCTGAAGATACCAACTCCAAGAAAGACAAACTTTACAAACTCAAACTTCAGAGGATCTGAACAGAACAAAGAGGAGATAACTTGCGAGCAGTGTAATGCTCGGTTTTatgattttcttcattttcagAATCATATTAAGATGCACATGGAGACAAAGGTGCCAGGAACACTCCAAGAGGCTTTGTCCTCTCCAGGGCTGTCGTCTGTTATGTCGCCTGTCTCTGTGTCATCATCTTTGTCGCCAGGTGCCTCAGGCTTGTCATGCACACACTGCAGTTTGAGATTTCCGAATGAGGAACAGCTGGAGAAACACAGTGTGTCTCATTATCTGAGTGTGTCCACTGAGTATGGCTGTACAACCTGTGTGAAGCTGTTCGCCAAACCTGATGAGCTGCAGAAACATTTAATGGATATTCATGCCCATCATCTGTACAG GTGTGCTTTGTGTAAGGAGATATTTGATTCAAAAGTAAACATCCAAGTCCACTTTGCTATCAAACACAGCAATGAGTGTAAACTGTACCGATGTACAAAGTGTGACTCCATGTTCAGATCCGAGATGGAATGGAGTGTCCACGTAAGAGTCAATCACCTGCAGATCGCAAAACCATACAG GTGCCTGTTTTGTAAAGACGGATTCTGCTCAGAGATGGAGCTGCAGTGTCACCTGACCACACACAGTCGGCCTTTCAAGTGCTCCATGTGTTCAGAGTCATTCCATGTAGAGTACCTGTTGGATAAGCACGTCCAGAGTGTTCACTCCACAGAGGATGGGGGAAGCACACCGTCACCCTCCCAGCATGGGTCTGATAGAACCACGCCCAAGCGACAGCACTCACCAGCAGTCAAAGTCAAG GTTGAAAAGGACCTACTGGATATGAATTATGGTGGCAACAAGGAGCCTCATTCTGAAGGTGTGACCTTCTTTTCTCCACGTGCTAGTCCTGGGATatggaaatcctctgatttgacCTTTACCTGTAATATCTGTGACATGAAGTTTTCCCACCACCCAGCTCTCCTCAGCCACAAAGCTCATGACCATGGTCTCTCAGCAATACTTAAAGCCGTCAGTGCAGAACAAG ATAACAAACCCCAGTATGCACTGGACAATTACCACAATCTTGAGAAAGACAAGACTCCAGACCCCCCAACCAACAAAGATAAGGTGTCCGTGTCACATGTGGAAACCTCCCTCCCTACCTCCAAGTCCCTGCCTGTCTTTGTTTCACCTGAAAGACTCTCTATATCCTGCATGTACTGCAGCCAGACCTTCAAAAACCGACATGAAATGGAAAAACATATGAAGATACATTTGAACAATGGGGATGAGAAGTGCAATATTTGTGATAGAGTGTTCCCCACACCAAGCATCCTAGCAGAACATAAGCTGACCCACTGCAAGATAAAGGAAGGGAATGTGTGTGTCCTGTGTAAGGTGGTTCTGAAATCTGAAGAACAATTTTACGTCCACACTCAGGAACATGGCTTCCAGAGCACCTACATCCAATGTCTTATATGTCGTCAAACGCTGGTATCAATGGTTGAACTGCAAATGCATGGCAGACATCATTTTCAGTCTGCTAACAGTTCTTTCACTTGTTGTGTCTGTCTAGAAGCATTCAAATCCAAGGATAACATGGTCTCTAAAGTAAATGCAAGTGGTCGTAACTACTTTGTCTGCAAAATGTGTTACCATGGCAGCAAGTCTCTTTACCACTGTGATGCCTGTGGGGACAGCTTTGTGAACCCTCTTCAGCTAGAAGCACATGTTGTCACTCACCATGGCAGCAGACAAGAGCACACATGTCATAAATGCCAGGCCACATTCCAATCTAGCCTTCTGTTGAAGGCTCACAACTTGTCCCACCACTCCTCTGGATCCTCCTCTGAGTTCACATGCTCTCAGTGTCCAGCTATTTTTTCAAGTCCTCTTCAGCTAGAGACGcataaacaaacacacaaaaaatCATACACTTGCATCAAGTGTCAGGAATCATTTGACTCAGAAGAAGAAATTCAGATTCATGTCGCTACTCATGTCATGAAAGAGGGCAATGTTCATGAGTGTAAACTGTGTTTTCTAAGCTTCACATCTCCTGCAAAACTGCAGTGCCATCTTATAGAACACACCTACCAGAACTGTGAGTATAGATGCAGTGTATGCTGCCATCTTTTCACCACTGCTGCAGATATCCAGCAGCATGCTGTGGAGCATGGACTGGGAGCTCGAAGATATGCCTGCTCACATTGCAGCCAAAAGTTCTTCTTCAGTGCAGAATTGGAGAATCACCAAATATGTCAACATGGTGTCCATGGTGACAAGCACATAGTCAATACACAGCCAATCACGAATGGaaaagatataaatataaaaaaagaaaacctgAGCAACGCTATTTTACAGAATGATGCATCACTCAAAAAAGTGAATGGTGAATCTTTAGAACTTCATTGTCCTGTCTGCTCACAAGTATTCTCCAAAATATCGGAGATCATTAGTCATATCCAAGAGCACTGTGAACAGGAAACAGTCAATGGGGAATCAGACAGCAGAGTCAGTGAGGGTCTCAAGAGTTGTCCTGCCTGTAAGAGTCAGTTCACAAAGCTGACGGATCTTCAAGATCATCTACAAACGGATCACGCTG aAACAAAACTTTCCTGTTGTATTTGTAAGAAGATGTTCACTCATTCCAAGACCCTTAAACTCCATATGCGATTACATAATGCCAGTAAAGGCTATGAGTGCTCGATCTGTCACAAAAGATTTACAA GGAAAGAAAACCGGAAAGCTCACATGAAAACACACAAAGGGCTCAAGTCAACATTATATCAG TGTCTGGCTGATACTAGTGATAAACCTAAAGAGACAGTAAATGGTGGGAAGAAAATGGTGCAGTCGTCGTTAGAAGCAGAGTTATCGACCCTGAATGGTGCTGAATAA